A genomic window from Bacillus mesophilus includes:
- a CDS encoding BMP family lipoprotein, whose protein sequence is MKKGLLYLLVFSLITFLAACGTAGDNAEEGGEATGAGDGMKVGMVTDAGTIDDKSFNQGTWEGIVQAADELGISEKYLKPAGTTEADYLKEIGNLYDADYKFIVTPGFKFETAVFQAQDKYPDAKFVIIDGAPHAGDYNVTVKDNTVSIFFAEHESGFIAGVASALELKEAEAGFIGGMEIPAVQKFNWGFQQGIKYANENLGTNVSMKAENVIYQGSFDNVAAGQQIAAQMYESGVNVIFTAAGGVGVGAINEAKTRVDAGEQVWIVGVDVDQYADGLLEDGETSVVLTSAMKNLGQVAFDMIQDEINGDFKGGETLTFDVKNNGVGIPAENPNLSDDTVTQTNEVVEKIKSGEITVSPEQGDLLK, encoded by the coding sequence ATGAAAAAAGGATTATTGTATTTATTAGTGTTCTCATTAATTACCTTCCTTGCTGCATGTGGAACTGCAGGAGATAATGCTGAAGAAGGTGGAGAAGCTACAGGCGCAGGCGATGGTATGAAGGTTGGTATGGTTACTGACGCTGGAACAATAGATGATAAGTCATTTAACCAAGGTACTTGGGAAGGAATTGTACAAGCTGCAGATGAGCTTGGTATATCTGAAAAGTATTTAAAGCCTGCTGGGACTACTGAGGCAGATTATTTGAAAGAGATTGGTAACCTATACGACGCTGATTATAAGTTTATCGTTACACCTGGATTCAAGTTTGAAACAGCTGTATTCCAAGCTCAAGACAAATATCCAGATGCTAAGTTTGTAATTATTGACGGAGCACCTCATGCTGGTGACTATAATGTAACAGTTAAAGACAATACAGTATCAATCTTCTTCGCAGAGCATGAATCAGGATTTATTGCTGGTGTTGCATCTGCGCTAGAATTAAAAGAAGCTGAAGCAGGATTTATCGGTGGAATGGAAATTCCAGCTGTACAAAAATTCAATTGGGGCTTCCAACAAGGTATTAAATACGCGAACGAAAATCTTGGTACAAATGTTAGTATGAAAGCAGAAAACGTAATTTACCAAGGAAGCTTTGATAATGTTGCAGCGGGTCAGCAAATTGCTGCTCAAATGTATGAAAGTGGAGTAAATGTGATCTTTACAGCAGCTGGTGGAGTTGGAGTTGGAGCTATTAATGAAGCTAAGACTCGTGTAGATGCTGGTGAGCAAGTATGGATCGTAGGGGTAGACGTTGACCAATATGCTGACGGATTACTTGAAGATGGAGAAACATCAGTTGTCCTTACTTCAGCAATGAAAAACTTAGGGCAAGTTGCTTTTGATATGATCCAAGACGAAATCAACGGTGACTTCAAAGGTGGAGAAACTTTAACATTTGATGTTAAAAACAATGGTGTAGGTATTCCTGCAGAAAATCCTAACCTTAGCGATGATACTGTAACTCAAACTAATGAAGTAGTTGAAAAAATTAAATCTGGTGAAATTACTGTCTCCCCTGAACAAGGAGATCTACTGAAGTAA
- a CDS encoding ClpP family protease codes for MEKQSVTGQQSEQDTEKKEDPKEGLLDKIQQLGQTNVPQMGNESKIHCLTIIGQIEGHVQLPPQNKTTKYEHLIPQLVAIEQNPKIEGLLIILNTVGGDVEAGLAISEMLSSLSKPTVSVVLGGGHSIGVPIAVSTNYSFIAETATMTIHPVRLTGLVIGVPQTFEYLDKMQDRVIKFVTKNSNITEDRFKELMLSKGNLTRDIGTNVVGEDAVKYGLINEVGGIGKAIAKLNKLIEERASVNQDGKLIQ; via the coding sequence ATGGAGAAGCAAAGCGTTACAGGTCAACAATCCGAACAGGATACTGAAAAAAAGGAAGATCCTAAAGAAGGTCTTTTAGATAAAATACAACAGCTTGGACAAACCAATGTTCCACAAATGGGAAATGAATCTAAAATCCATTGCTTAACGATCATTGGACAAATTGAAGGACATGTTCAATTACCGCCTCAAAATAAAACAACAAAATATGAACATCTGATCCCTCAGCTTGTGGCAATTGAACAAAATCCTAAAATTGAGGGTTTACTTATTATTTTAAACACAGTAGGAGGAGATGTAGAAGCAGGGTTAGCTATTTCTGAAATGCTTTCCTCGCTATCAAAGCCGACTGTTTCTGTCGTGTTAGGTGGAGGACATTCAATTGGTGTTCCAATAGCCGTTTCTACGAACTATTCCTTCATTGCAGAAACAGCTACTATGACAATTCATCCTGTAAGATTAACAGGACTTGTAATCGGTGTTCCTCAAACATTTGAATACTTAGATAAAATGCAGGATAGAGTAATTAAATTTGTTACTAAAAACTCAAATATAACAGAAGACCGTTTTAAAGAACTCATGCTTTCAAAAGGAAATTTAACGAGAGATATCGGTACAAATGTAGTGGGTGAGGACGCAGTTAAGTATGGGCTCATTAACGAGGTAGGCGGTATCGGTAAGGCAATTGCAAAATTAAATAAATTGATTGAAGAAAGAGCGAGTGTCAATCAAGATGGGAAGTTGATTCAATGA
- a CDS encoding YlzJ-like family protein has product MSLYTIMPEELIFPTDHTQYNNHQVIEMNGVSMMVEKSEDQYRIVRLLSTDPLDFLTEDYCPGKMIPMNQGITRV; this is encoded by the coding sequence ATGAGCCTATACACAATAATGCCTGAGGAATTAATCTTTCCAACAGATCATACGCAATATAATAACCATCAAGTCATTGAAATGAACGGTGTCTCTATGATGGTAGAAAAAAGTGAAGATCAATATCGTATTGTTCGCTTACTAAGTACAGATCCTTTGGATTTTTTAACAGAAGATTATTGTCCAGGTAAAATGATTCCAATGAATCAAGGTATTACAAGAGTTTAA
- a CDS encoding GntR family transcriptional regulator codes for MTIKSDNRHLYLQVIDRLKSDIENGVYKEREKLPSEFDLAKHLGVSRATLREALRILEEENVVVRRHGVGTFVNPRPLFTSGIEQLNSVTNMIKQAGKVPGTIFLSSHEQGPTEEDIRRFNCSIEDEILVVERVRTADGDPVVYCIDKIPTKYFQTGYSHSEESVFRVLEKSGIFISHAVTHIEPLGYHEKISPILNCEPETALLLLKQMHFDQDEQPVLFSLNFFRADQFSFHVIRKRI; via the coding sequence ATGACGATTAAATCCGATAACCGGCATTTATATTTACAGGTTATTGATCGTTTAAAAAGTGATATTGAAAATGGTGTCTATAAAGAGCGTGAGAAGCTACCTTCTGAATTTGATTTAGCCAAGCATCTTGGTGTTAGTCGAGCAACCTTGAGAGAGGCCTTGCGAATTTTAGAGGAAGAGAACGTCGTAGTTAGAAGACACGGAGTAGGAACATTTGTTAATCCACGTCCATTATTTACATCGGGAATTGAACAGTTAAATAGTGTGACTAATATGATTAAACAAGCTGGTAAAGTACCAGGAACGATCTTTTTGTCTTCTCATGAACAAGGTCCCACTGAAGAAGATATAAGAAGGTTTAATTGCTCAATAGAGGACGAGATTCTTGTGGTTGAGAGAGTTAGGACAGCGGATGGCGACCCAGTTGTGTATTGTATTGATAAGATACCGACTAAATATTTTCAAACCGGTTATTCTCATTCTGAGGAATCGGTGTTTAGGGTGCTTGAGAAATCAGGGATTTTCATATCTCATGCGGTTACTCACATTGAACCGTTAGGGTATCATGAAAAAATCTCACCTATCTTGAATTGTGAGCCTGAGACAGCATTATTATTACTTAAGCAAATGCATTTTGATCAAGACGAACAACCAGTGTTATTTTCACTCAATTTTTTCCGAGCAGATCAATTTAGCTTCCACGTTATTAGAAAACGTATATAA
- a CDS encoding ribonuclease J codes for MATKEIEKIKVFALGGAGEIGKNMYVLETNNQIFIVEAGLMVPGDEMFGIDAVIPDISYLIENQNKIVGIFLTHGHPEQIGGLPYILKKLTAPVYGTKFTLGLVKEELKGNQIVEFHEVDQHQSIQFEEISVSFFRTTHNIPDSIGIIFDTPQGAIVYTGDYKFDQTSIGLYGADLEKMAQIGRKGVLCLLSDSMNAEKPGYSGSESQVASFLSEAFYQQTGRIIIVSYATNIQRLQNIVQAAKESKRKVVFVGKKLNESLEIAKELDYIHLPEETLVAWNDRSKLADHEVVMVASGYQGDPVSALSKLAKGTHKQIQIKQGDTVIVATASTPATEITIAKSIDLLYRAGVNVVYDKKIDVAGHGYQEEIKLMLNLMNPKYLIPIHGEFRMQRAHAKVAESLGMKTDQIFLVDKGEAIEFVNQEATYGNKVNTGNVLIDGLGVGDVGNIVLRDRRLLSQDGILVVVVTLSKDRNHLKAGPEIISRGFVYVRESEKLLVDASDIVKGIIHKCIEDKDMDWSSIKVSIRDSLNQFLYEKTKRRPMILPIIMEA; via the coding sequence TTGGCTACGAAGGAAATAGAGAAAATTAAAGTATTTGCACTCGGGGGAGCCGGCGAAATCGGCAAGAATATGTACGTCCTAGAGACGAACAATCAAATTTTTATTGTTGAAGCAGGCTTAATGGTACCAGGTGATGAAATGTTCGGTATTGATGCAGTAATTCCCGATATTTCTTACTTGATAGAAAATCAAAATAAAATAGTTGGAATCTTTTTAACACATGGTCATCCGGAACAAATAGGTGGGCTTCCATATATTCTAAAAAAGTTAACTGCTCCTGTATATGGTACTAAATTTACATTAGGGTTAGTGAAAGAAGAATTAAAGGGAAATCAGATAGTCGAGTTTCATGAAGTAGATCAGCATCAGTCGATTCAATTCGAAGAGATATCTGTCTCGTTTTTTAGAACAACACATAATATTCCTGATTCGATCGGAATTATTTTTGATACACCACAAGGTGCCATTGTCTATACAGGTGATTATAAGTTTGATCAAACATCAATTGGCTTGTATGGTGCGGATTTAGAAAAGATGGCACAAATCGGTAGAAAAGGTGTTTTGTGTCTTTTATCAGATAGTATGAATGCCGAAAAGCCAGGTTATTCAGGATCAGAAAGTCAGGTAGCGAGTTTCCTTAGTGAAGCCTTTTATCAACAGACTGGTCGAATTATTATAGTGTCGTATGCAACTAATATTCAACGTCTGCAAAATATTGTACAAGCAGCAAAAGAATCAAAAAGAAAAGTAGTATTCGTAGGGAAAAAGTTAAACGAGTCACTTGAAATTGCAAAAGAATTGGATTATATCCATTTACCTGAGGAGACACTTGTAGCATGGAATGATCGTTCAAAACTAGCTGACCATGAGGTTGTTATGGTGGCATCAGGTTATCAAGGAGATCCAGTAAGTGCTCTTTCTAAGCTTGCAAAAGGAACACATAAACAAATACAGATTAAGCAAGGAGATACAGTTATAGTGGCTACTGCATCTACCCCTGCTACAGAAATAACTATTGCAAAGTCAATAGATCTTTTATATCGTGCCGGTGTCAATGTTGTATATGATAAGAAGATTGATGTTGCTGGTCACGGCTATCAAGAAGAGATTAAATTGATGCTTAATCTTATGAACCCTAAATATTTAATTCCGATTCATGGTGAATTTCGAATGCAAAGAGCTCATGCAAAGGTTGCTGAATCACTAGGAATGAAAACGGATCAGATATTTCTAGTAGATAAGGGAGAAGCGATTGAGTTTGTTAATCAAGAAGCCACTTATGGAAATAAAGTAAATACAGGCAATGTATTAATAGATGGATTAGGTGTTGGAGACGTTGGTAACATTGTGTTAAGAGACAGAAGGCTATTATCACAAGACGGGATTTTAGTTGTGGTCGTGACACTTAGTAAAGATCGTAATCACCTTAAGGCAGGTCCAGAAATTATTTCAAGAGGATTTGTCTATGTTCGTGAATCCGAAAAACTTTTAGTTGATGCATCTGATATTGTAAAAGGAATCATTCATAAATGCATTGAAGACAAGGATATGGATTGGTCTTCTATCAAAGTAAGTATTAGAGATTCTTTAAATCAATTTTTGTATGAGAAAACAAAACGTCGTCCGATGATCTTGCCTATCATTATGGAAGCATAA
- a CDS encoding FtsK/SpoIIIE family DNA translocase: protein MAKQKQRQKRNKQEWKHTIKFELIGLTLFALTCIGISGLGMVGQSLTTFTRFFLGEWYIVLLLGLLCMSIYYIWKRQNPFLFHRRLIGLYFIISALLLFSHVNLFDDIIKDGVFSEPSVIRNTFELFMSEVAGETATHDLGGGMVGAVLFALFHVLFAAKGTELIAVLFMVIGAILLTGKSLKDVTAKVITPVLLFIRQQFEGFVSDIQSTFQRIGKKNALAKTKKRKESSKKKEETEGNEVIEEEDEEEDPIIQPIISNFQDQTKNKTSTESVPPVKKQDQPQDEEVEAPKLTFTEEENPDYLLPPFDLLALPNNQSSGHDNELIRTNIRKLERTFESFGVKARVKKVHLGPAVTKYEVYPDVGVKVSKIVNLSDDLALALAAKDIRIEAPIPGKSAIGIEVPNEEVSMVTLREVIDTPHSSNKEAKLLIGLGRDISGEAVVSELNKMPHLLVAGATGSGKSVCINGIITSILMRTKPHEVKMMMIDPKMVELNVYNGIPHLLAPVVTDARKASQALKKVVSEMERRYELFSHTGTRNIEGYNEYIKRQNAEEAEKQPLLPFIVVIVDELADLMMVASSDVEDAITRLAQMARAAGIHLIIATQRPSVDVITGVIKANIPSRIAFSVSSQTDSRTILDMGGAEKLLGKGDMLFLPAGMSKPVRVQGAFLSDQEVEDVVDYVISQQKAQYQENMIPSEVTTVTNEVDDDLYDEAVQLVVEMQTASVSMLQRRFRVGYTRAARLIDAMEARGVVGPYEGSKPREVLIVKKNEEATS, encoded by the coding sequence ATGGCAAAGCAGAAGCAAAGGCAGAAGAGGAATAAGCAAGAATGGAAACATACCATTAAATTTGAGCTAATAGGATTAACACTATTTGCGTTAACCTGTATCGGGATATCTGGACTTGGGATGGTTGGACAGAGCTTAACAACCTTTACAAGGTTTTTTCTAGGTGAATGGTATATTGTTCTCTTACTTGGGCTTCTATGTATGTCAATCTACTATATTTGGAAACGTCAAAATCCATTTTTATTTCATCGACGTTTAATAGGCTTGTATTTCATTATTTCAGCCTTATTATTGTTTAGTCATGTTAATTTATTTGATGACATTATTAAGGACGGTGTGTTTAGTGAGCCATCAGTCATTCGTAATACATTTGAATTGTTTATGAGTGAAGTTGCTGGAGAAACAGCAACCCATGACCTGGGTGGAGGGATGGTTGGCGCCGTTTTATTTGCTTTATTTCATGTATTGTTTGCAGCAAAGGGTACGGAGTTAATAGCAGTTCTATTTATGGTAATTGGAGCTATCTTACTAACGGGTAAATCATTAAAGGATGTAACCGCAAAAGTTATTACGCCAGTATTATTGTTTATAAGACAGCAATTTGAAGGATTTGTTTCAGACATCCAATCTACCTTTCAACGAATTGGAAAGAAGAATGCATTAGCAAAGACTAAGAAACGCAAGGAATCAAGCAAGAAGAAGGAAGAGACTGAAGGTAATGAAGTAATTGAAGAGGAGGATGAGGAAGAAGATCCTATTATTCAGCCGATTATTTCAAACTTTCAAGATCAAACGAAAAATAAGACTTCCACTGAAAGTGTTCCGCCTGTAAAGAAACAGGATCAACCTCAGGATGAGGAAGTAGAAGCACCGAAGCTAACATTTACAGAAGAAGAAAATCCTGATTACCTTCTACCACCATTTGACCTTTTAGCCTTACCGAATAATCAATCAAGTGGTCATGATAATGAGTTGATTCGAACCAATATAAGAAAGCTTGAACGAACGTTTGAAAGTTTTGGCGTTAAAGCACGTGTTAAAAAGGTCCATTTAGGACCTGCGGTTACAAAATATGAAGTATATCCAGATGTGGGTGTTAAGGTTAGCAAGATTGTAAATTTAAGTGATGATCTAGCATTAGCTTTAGCGGCTAAGGATATAAGAATTGAAGCACCAATTCCAGGGAAGTCGGCTATTGGGATTGAAGTACCAAATGAAGAAGTCTCAATGGTGACTTTAAGAGAAGTAATAGATACTCCTCATAGTTCAAACAAAGAGGCTAAATTATTAATAGGTTTAGGTAGAGATATTTCGGGAGAAGCAGTGGTTTCTGAATTAAACAAAATGCCTCATTTATTAGTTGCAGGGGCAACAGGTAGTGGAAAGAGTGTTTGTATAAACGGAATCATTACTAGTATTTTAATGAGAACAAAACCACATGAAGTAAAAATGATGATGATCGATCCTAAGATGGTTGAATTAAATGTTTATAATGGAATTCCTCATTTATTAGCACCTGTTGTAACAGATGCAAGAAAAGCATCACAGGCACTTAAGAAGGTAGTTTCTGAAATGGAAAGAAGATATGAATTATTTTCTCATACGGGGACTAGGAACATAGAAGGTTATAATGAATATATAAAGAGACAAAATGCCGAAGAGGCTGAGAAGCAACCGTTACTACCATTTATCGTTGTAATTGTGGACGAGCTTGCCGATCTTATGATGGTAGCTTCATCTGATGTTGAAGATGCCATCACTAGATTAGCTCAAATGGCTAGAGCAGCAGGAATTCATCTAATAATTGCGACTCAACGACCATCTGTAGATGTTATAACAGGTGTAATAAAGGCTAATATTCCTTCAAGGATTGCTTTTAGCGTCTCTTCTCAGACAGACTCAAGAACCATTCTAGATATGGGTGGAGCGGAGAAGTTGCTAGGAAAAGGGGATATGCTCTTCCTACCAGCAGGGATGTCTAAACCTGTGCGTGTTCAAGGTGCTTTCCTATCTGATCAAGAAGTTGAAGATGTTGTTGATTATGTGATTTCTCAACAAAAAGCACAATATCAAGAGAATATGATTCCATCTGAAGTTACAACAGTAACAAACGAAGTTGATGATGACTTATATGATGAAGCCGTTCAGTTAGTAGTTGAAATGCAGACAGCATCTGTTTCTATGTTACAAAGAAGGTTTAGAGTAGGATATACAAGGGCAGCTAGATTAATTGACGCCATGGAAGCAAGAGGAGTTGTGGGACCTTACGAAGGAAGCAAACCAAGAGAGGTTCTAATTGTCAAAAAAAATGAAGAGGCAACATCATAG